A genomic segment from Kyrpidia tusciae DSM 2912 encodes:
- a CDS encoding glycosyltransferase, with amino-acid sequence MNVLSIVVPTYNENQTVRLLIDQLEVALRGLSYEVIFVDDSSDNTPEVIAQLCADHPRVRCIHREGQRGLATAVLEGFRMARGSVLAVMDADLQHPPEVLPRMYREIEQGADVVIASRHLPGGDDGGLHGVRRVISRTARMIGKAALHRVRSVSDPMSGFFMIRRQVIDGVHLNPVGWKILMEIVVKGRYSHLVEIPYAFRPRAANESKMSPAEIIHYLHHVARLVVQSPEDRRFWLFALVGISGVAVNTLLFAHLTKWNIFPETAAFVSGSLAMIWNFAWNCGLTWRDAPQSDPLAVTFAKFAAVALIGIAVNLVVLSVLFRLLDVPKQWANLTGIIGGALVNYRLNDRWTWRRVGDKRPRMRVS; translated from the coding sequence ATGAACGTGTTGTCGATCGTGGTACCAACCTATAACGAGAATCAAACGGTACGCCTGCTGATCGACCAACTGGAGGTAGCCCTGCGAGGACTTTCCTATGAAGTCATTTTTGTTGATGATAGCAGTGACAACACCCCGGAAGTGATCGCCCAATTGTGTGCCGATCACCCTCGGGTGCGCTGCATTCACCGCGAGGGTCAGCGAGGCTTGGCCACGGCTGTGCTAGAAGGGTTTCGGATGGCCCGGGGTTCGGTCTTGGCTGTCATGGACGCCGACTTGCAACACCCTCCTGAAGTCCTGCCCAGGATGTACCGCGAGATCGAACAGGGGGCCGACGTGGTCATCGCCAGTCGCCATCTGCCGGGTGGAGACGACGGGGGATTACACGGGGTTCGCAGGGTGATTTCTCGAACGGCTCGAATGATCGGGAAAGCGGCGCTGCATCGGGTCCGTTCTGTCAGCGATCCAATGAGCGGTTTTTTTATGATTCGGCGCCAAGTGATTGACGGCGTGCACCTGAACCCCGTGGGTTGGAAGATCCTCATGGAGATTGTGGTCAAGGGGAGGTATTCGCACCTCGTTGAGATTCCGTACGCTTTTCGACCCCGGGCTGCCAATGAATCGAAGATGAGCCCGGCGGAGATCATTCATTACTTGCATCATGTCGCCCGGCTGGTGGTGCAATCTCCGGAAGATCGAAGGTTTTGGTTATTTGCACTGGTAGGCATCAGCGGGGTGGCCGTGAATACACTTTTATTTGCTCATTTGACGAAATGGAATATTTTCCCGGAAACAGCCGCTTTTGTTTCCGGCTCGTTGGCGATGATTTGGAACTTCGCATGGAACTGCGGATTGACGTGGCGGGATGCCCCGCAAAGTGATCCGTTGGCGGTGACCTTTGCCAAATTTGCCGCGGTGGCCCTAATCGGCATTGCCGTCAACTTGGTCGTGCTCAGTGTGCTGTTCCGGCTCCTGGACGTTCCAAAACAATGGGCGAACCTAACGGGGATTATCGGAGGAGCTTTGGTGAATTACCGATTAAACGATCGGTGGACCTGGCGGAGAGTGGGAGACAAACGGCCGCGAATGCGAGTGTCCTGA
- a CDS encoding transcription repressor NadR, with product MTRRERLLHILYREPGPVPGGELARRLGVSRQTVVSDIARLRGEGMAVLSTPQGYVLGTRPHFYREFLGIVHTPEQLPRELEILVGHGVSVEDVWIDHPVYGRVHGRLDIATPEDLAHFLEIRARSPAPLFSEVTGGLHYHTLLASGPEPIARARKALVEAGFYLLQSTPQSTLC from the coding sequence ATGACCAGACGGGAACGATTGCTCCACATCCTATATCGGGAACCGGGGCCGGTCCCAGGGGGTGAACTGGCCCGACGCCTGGGGGTTAGCCGGCAAACGGTGGTGAGCGACATCGCCCGACTGCGAGGGGAAGGAATGGCCGTGCTCAGCACACCCCAGGGGTACGTACTGGGCACACGACCCCACTTCTATCGGGAATTTTTGGGAATTGTGCATACGCCCGAACAACTGCCCCGGGAGCTCGAAATCCTCGTGGGGCACGGCGTGAGTGTGGAAGACGTGTGGATCGATCACCCCGTGTACGGGCGGGTTCACGGCCGGCTCGATATTGCCACCCCGGAAGATCTCGCCCATTTTCTCGAAATTCGCGCCAGGTCGCCTGCCCCTCTCTTTTCGGAGGTGACCGGCGGCCTCCATTACCACACCCTCTTGGCGTCGGGGCCCGAACCGATCGCCCGCGCCCGAAAAGCGTTGGTCGAAGCCGGCTTTTACCTCCTTCAATCTACGCCACAAAGTACCCTTTGCTAA
- a CDS encoding cysteine desulfurase family protein — protein MASGRYFDHAATTPMYPEVLAAVHRVMEEEIGNPGSLHQAGLRAKEIVKESRSVIARAIGARDREIVFTASGTEANNLALFGAARRRARKGEGRHILVGAVEHPSVLRVADRLVREGFEVERLPVDRHGRVDPAEVGRRFRQDTILVSLMHANNVVGSIQPVEIIGEMTRERGVLFHVDAVQSFGKIPVDVRRIRADLLTLDAHKMGGPKGAAALYVHKGTRLDPILFGGGQERQLRPGTPNVPAIAGFGKAVELMERYALGERGAALRKRLTEHIRRSIPECVVFGHPEESLPTILTIGIPKVEGQLLMLELDRRGFAVSSGSACSASESEPSYVLLAMGYSRDEALESLRISLGWTNTESSVDELGEALSEIAAEMRSAALSIRGK, from the coding sequence GTGGCTTCTGGGCGGTATTTTGATCACGCAGCGACGACGCCGATGTATCCCGAGGTGCTCGCCGCAGTGCACCGGGTCATGGAGGAGGAAATCGGGAACCCTGGCAGTTTACACCAAGCGGGCCTTCGGGCCAAGGAGATCGTTAAGGAGTCGAGAAGCGTCATTGCCAGGGCCATCGGGGCCCGGGACCGGGAAATCGTGTTCACCGCATCGGGAACCGAGGCCAACAACCTCGCCCTTTTCGGTGCCGCCCGGAGGCGTGCCAGGAAGGGGGAGGGCCGCCATATCCTGGTGGGCGCCGTGGAACACCCTTCTGTTCTTCGGGTGGCAGACCGGCTCGTCCGGGAAGGATTTGAAGTCGAACGCTTGCCGGTGGACCGACATGGACGAGTTGACCCTGCTGAGGTCGGACGGAGGTTCCGGCAGGACACCATTCTCGTCAGCCTCATGCACGCCAATAACGTCGTGGGATCGATCCAGCCCGTGGAGATCATCGGGGAGATGACACGGGAACGGGGTGTGCTCTTTCACGTAGATGCGGTTCAGAGCTTCGGCAAGATTCCCGTCGACGTTCGGCGCATCCGGGCGGACCTGCTCACCCTTGATGCCCACAAGATGGGCGGGCCAAAGGGAGCTGCGGCACTGTATGTACACAAGGGCACGCGGCTTGATCCCATCCTATTCGGCGGAGGTCAAGAACGGCAACTCCGGCCGGGCACGCCTAACGTGCCAGCCATCGCTGGGTTTGGGAAGGCGGTAGAATTGATGGAGCGATACGCTCTGGGCGAGCGGGGGGCGGCCCTGCGGAAGCGATTGACAGAGCACATTCGCCGGTCGATTCCAGAGTGCGTGGTGTTCGGCCATCCGGAGGAATCTCTGCCGACCATTTTGACTATTGGAATTCCAAAGGTGGAAGGGCAACTGTTAATGCTCGAACTCGATCGGAGGGGGTTCGCCGTCTCCAGCGGATCGGCCTGCAGCGCCTCGGAATCCGAACCTTCTTACGTGTTATTGGCGATGGGGTACTCCCGGGACGAAGCATTGGAAAGTCTGCGCATCAGCCTCGGGTGGACCAATACGGAAAGTTCGGTGGACGAACTTGGAGAAGCCCTGTCCGAGATTGCGGCGGAGATGCGATCTGCGGCTCTCTCCATCCGGGGGAAGTGA
- a CDS encoding mannosyltransferase family protein: MNRGREWAYAAGSFVLHKIVVWGGSILFSMEKHPVAPLTSFLQYALIQNFSRWDTQWYIGIAAHGYRPASAAFFPLFPFLIRYVHQWTGLSYVESAWGVANVFFFFALYITAKLFLLDQPPRTAWRALVLMVFFPTAFFFASGYTEPVFLFFTAGSLYYARTGRFWTAGFFGMFASLTRNTGLALVLPFLYEYFRRRGFRWQGVGPDLAAVALIPAGLEIYMGLLNAKLGDPLAFVHAQQNWKRAFMWPWDTLRLGTLELWVKPLRGWSWIIRAFTVGVVWAELALVALALPFRRLRIPGSYYLFALVSAVVPLLSPARDWYFLSISRFVLVLFPLFLIAARMLKFRVLFYAACAAEVAGMLLILENFSKGYFVA; encoded by the coding sequence GTGAATCGGGGGCGGGAATGGGCGTATGCCGCCGGATCTTTTGTTTTACATAAAATTGTCGTATGGGGCGGAAGTATCTTGTTCAGCATGGAGAAACATCCGGTTGCCCCGCTGACGTCCTTTTTACAATACGCCCTGATCCAGAATTTCAGCCGCTGGGATACGCAATGGTACATCGGAATTGCCGCCCACGGATATCGCCCCGCCTCGGCGGCCTTTTTTCCGTTGTTTCCCTTTCTGATTCGGTACGTCCACCAGTGGACCGGGCTTTCGTACGTCGAAAGTGCCTGGGGGGTTGCAAACGTCTTTTTCTTTTTTGCCCTGTACATCACGGCGAAGCTCTTCCTGCTGGACCAACCTCCCCGGACTGCGTGGCGGGCGTTGGTGCTGATGGTGTTCTTTCCGACCGCGTTTTTCTTTGCAAGCGGGTATACCGAGCCAGTATTTCTGTTTTTTACCGCTGGGAGTCTCTACTACGCGAGGACCGGGCGTTTCTGGACGGCGGGATTTTTCGGGATGTTCGCGTCGTTGACCAGAAACACCGGCCTGGCCTTGGTGTTACCGTTTTTATACGAGTATTTTCGACGGCGGGGATTTCGTTGGCAGGGGGTTGGCCCAGATTTGGCGGCCGTTGCATTAATACCGGCTGGACTTGAAATCTACATGGGTTTGTTAAACGCAAAGCTCGGCGATCCGTTAGCTTTTGTACACGCCCAGCAAAATTGGAAGCGAGCATTCATGTGGCCTTGGGATACGCTTCGGCTCGGCACCCTCGAGTTGTGGGTCAAGCCGTTGCGCGGTTGGTCATGGATCATCCGGGCGTTTACCGTCGGGGTGGTGTGGGCCGAGTTGGCCCTTGTGGCCCTGGCTTTGCCCTTTCGACGCTTGCGCATTCCCGGCAGTTACTATCTTTTTGCCCTGGTCTCCGCAGTCGTTCCGCTGCTTTCCCCGGCTCGCGACTGGTACTTTCTAAGCATCTCTCGGTTTGTTCTCGTGCTATTTCCGTTATTCTTGATTGCCGCCCGCATGTTGAAATTTCGAGTGCTGTTTTACGCCGCCTGTGCCGCGGAGGTGGCGGGGATGTTGCTGATCCTTGAGAACTTTAGCAAAGGGTACTTTGTGGCGTAG
- the nadA gene encoding quinolinate synthase NadA translates to MAFSECLTPGIAELSRYSSEELDERIAEAKRALNDRVVILGHHYQREDVIRFADYRGDSLQLSRIAAGLTDVQYIVFCGVHFMAETADILTGDRQTVILPDHNAGCSMADMADAQDVEEAWELLTDQYGDTLLPVTYVNSSAAVKAFVGRHGGLTCTSSNADRVFEYALSIKPRILFLPDQHLGRNTAVKLGIPLEATAVYDPGEMELSFPHGGEDPKVILWKGHCSVHQRFEPGHVRAVREKYPGIKVIVHPECPYETVQLADANGSTDFIIRTIRQAPPGTQWAVGTEHNLVHRLAKEHPEQTIISLNEMVCPCLTMNRIDRPHLADALESLVRGQPTGVIHVPEDTARWARLAIDRMLDVS, encoded by the coding sequence ATGGCTTTTTCGGAATGTCTCACTCCGGGCATCGCCGAGTTATCCCGTTATTCCTCCGAGGAGTTGGACGAGCGCATCGCTGAGGCAAAGCGGGCACTCAACGACCGAGTGGTGATTCTTGGACATCATTATCAGCGGGAAGATGTCATTCGCTTTGCGGATTATCGGGGAGATTCCCTGCAATTGTCCCGCATCGCGGCGGGGCTGACCGATGTACAATATATTGTCTTCTGCGGTGTGCATTTTATGGCGGAAACGGCAGACATCTTGACCGGTGACCGCCAGACGGTGATCCTGCCGGACCATAATGCGGGTTGCTCCATGGCCGATATGGCGGACGCTCAAGATGTGGAAGAGGCTTGGGAGCTGCTGACCGATCAGTACGGGGACACCTTGCTGCCCGTCACCTATGTCAATTCATCAGCCGCCGTGAAAGCTTTTGTCGGACGCCACGGGGGACTCACCTGCACCTCGTCCAACGCCGACCGTGTGTTCGAATACGCGCTGAGCATCAAGCCGCGAATTCTTTTTTTGCCCGACCAGCACCTCGGCCGGAACACCGCCGTCAAACTCGGCATTCCCCTGGAAGCGACAGCCGTGTACGATCCAGGGGAGATGGAACTCTCGTTCCCCCACGGCGGTGAAGACCCAAAGGTGATTCTGTGGAAGGGCCATTGTTCGGTCCATCAGCGTTTTGAACCCGGACATGTTCGCGCTGTCCGGGAGAAATACCCGGGCATCAAGGTGATCGTACATCCGGAATGCCCTTACGAAACGGTCCAACTCGCCGATGCGAACGGGTCCACCGATTTCATTATCCGGACAATTCGTCAGGCGCCGCCGGGCACTCAGTGGGCGGTGGGGACCGAACACAATCTTGTTCACCGGTTGGCAAAGGAGCACCCGGAGCAGACGATCATTTCGTTGAATGAGATGGTTTGCCCCTGTCTGACCATGAATCGCATCGACCGGCCCCACCTCGCGGACGCCCTGGAAAGCTTGGTCCGCGGCCAGCCCACCGGCGTTATCCACGTTCCGGAAGACACCGCCCGCTGGGCGAGGCTCGCCATCGACCGTATGCTCGACGTATCCTAA